A region of Micromonas commoda chromosome 4, complete sequence DNA encodes the following proteins:
- a CDS encoding predicted protein, with the protein RWPLDSLRGVQTRRYLLRRSALEIFLLDRRAYFLDLRTQEQRTRVYSTVAGLRPRHCGKFLEIGNSSPEALFRKSDITARWCRREMSNFDYIMALNTLAGRTYNDITQYPVFPWVIADYESETLNLDDPKTYRDLGKPVGALTKSRLERIKERYDAFDDPDIPKFHYGSHYSSAGIVLFYLLRLEPFTSLAHQLQGGKFDHADRLFNDVPTCWKGVTSDVSDVKELIPEFYYLPEMFVNVNNVDFGVKQSTGRTVNHCGLPPWAADAFDFVTKNRAALESEHVSRHLHLWIDLVFGYKQRGPAAVRANNVFYYLTYEGNVDMEAITDPTLLKATQDQIANFGQTPSQLTRKPHPRRM; encoded by the coding sequence CGTTGGCCGCTGGACTCCCTTCGCGGCGTGCAGACGCGGCGGTACCTCCTCCGTCGCAGCGCCCTCGAGATATTTCTCTTGGATCGGAGGGCGTATTTCCTCGACCTGCGCACGCAGGAGCAGCGTACGCGGGTTTACAGCACGGTGGCCGGGCTGAGGCCGCGACACTGCGGCAAGTTTCTCGAAATTGGTAACTCGTCCCCGGAGGCGCTGTTTCGAAAGAGCGACATCACCGCGCGCTGGTGCCGCCGCGAGATGAGCAACTTTGACTACATCATGGCGCTCAACACCCTCGCGGGTAGGACGTACAACGACATAACCCAGTACCCGGTGTTCCCCTGGGTCATCGCCGATTACGAGTCGGAAACGCTCAACCTGGACGACCCGAAGACGTACAGGGACCTCGGGAAACCGGTTGGCGCGCTCACCAAATCCAGACTGGAACGAATCAAGGAGCGTtacgacgccttcgacgacCCGGATATTCCCAAGTTTCACTACGGCAGCCACTACAGCAGCGCGGGCATCGTGCTGTTCTACCTCTTGAGGCTCGAGCCGTTCACGTCACTCGCGCACCAGCTGCAGGGGGGCAAGTTTGACCACGCCGACCGACTCTTCAATGACGTTCCAACCTGCTGGAAAGGCGTCACGTCCGACGTGTCCGACGTGAAGGAGCTCATCCCCGAGTTTTATTACCTCCCGGAGATGTTCGTCAACGTCAACAACGTGGATTTCGGGGTGAAGCAGTCCACCGGGCGGACCGTTAACCACTGCGGATTGCCGCCGTgggccgcggacgccttTGACTTTGTCACCAAAaatcgcgccgcgctcgagagcGAGCACGTCTCCAGGCACCTGCACCTGTGGATAGACCTCGTCTTCGGGTACAAGCAGCgcgggcccgcggcggtgcgggccAACAACGTTTTCTATTACCTGACGTACGAGGGGAACGTGGACATGGAGGCGATCACCGACCCGACGCTGTTGAAGGCGACGCAGGACCAGATCGCCAACTTTGGCCAAACCCCGAGCCAGCTCACGCGCAAgccccacccgcggcggatga